CCGACCCCGTTCACGGTGGCCAGCGCCATCAGCCCGCCAATCGCCGTGGTGATGATGGCGCTTTCGGCAAATGCCGGCCAATGCCCGTTGCCCACCCACAGGTCGAGCATCAGCGGCACAAGCATCGAAACCCCGAGGCTGGCGGTAAGAAGGCCGATCACATAGGCCACTGGGCGCACGTCAAACATAGCGCCAAGGCTTGGAGCGGAGGCAACAAAGTGTCAAGCGGTGGCGTGAGCAATAGCGCCCGACGATGCATTGCTGATCCGCGCCCTATACCCGCCTCTCACGGAACAGCGATCAACTCCGTTGATGTCGGGCCGAGGCAACATTGCCGGGCAACGCGGCTATGGTTTACTGGAGGCTGAAATCACTCAAGCCGGTAGCAATACACATTGTTCAGGTAAGCGTCGTTCTCGATCTGGAAGTGTGTTTCGCCAACATGCTCAAAGCCCTGAGACAGATAAAACGCGATGGCCGGAGAATTCTCAGCATTTGTCGCCAGCCAAACAGACTTAACCCCTTTGCCGCGGGCATATTGAAACGCAGCGCTAAGCAAACGTTTCCCGATCCCTTTCCCGTGATGGTAGGGCTGAACGTAGAGGGTCGAGATTTCGACGTCTGAACACCCGCTTACTGGTGCGCTCCGTCCTGTCGACACGCGTATAAAGCCGTCAATCCCGTCTTCGTTTTCGGAAACCATCATGA
Above is a window of Litoreibacter janthinus DNA encoding:
- a CDS encoding GNAT family N-acetyltransferase, which translates into the protein MTLRKPHKSDASSIAAISIEVWLGTYIKRGVRGAFADYALSEFTQSKTEQLICDPAQFMMVSENEDGIDGFIRVSTGRSAPVSGCSDVEISTLYVQPYHHGKGIGKRLLSAAFQYARGKGVKSVWLATNAENSPAIAFYLSQGFEHVGETHFQIENDAYLNNVYCYRLE